The Episyrphus balteatus chromosome 4, idEpiBalt1.1, whole genome shotgun sequence genome includes a window with the following:
- the LOC129919615 gene encoding protein angel yields the protein MNPLLRRIQIVYPIFTNKIYKQWYNSQTKQRYFSQFINERPIPFKKMFEQPRSSQTDYSTDVNSKYRYWKKLSAKPNPQTSGLPFTLVSYNILAQDLLLQHIYLYRQSNQLYLRWSYRSARITEKIIQQKPDIICLQEVQENHLDDIMTSIRSQMPSMSCLFKKKTGPKSDGCAIIYNNKLFELILQDVVEFFRPDIQLLDRHNIALIAKFRCKARKEANFVVSTTHLLFNPRRQDVRLAQIMVLLAELDRHSIVKPGKLDRMPCIVTGDFNLQANSAPFQLITTGKLCYENLAKTSLSESGAYGLPLTGKNFISHQLRITDNCQHIDCVESDYKNCPQQIPIKDKHPNHSTLFATGTLSHELNLRSAYDHFDGMSYGSIFQNGWVTVDHIFYSKAKKKQRSPKNGTLQLLSVYQLPTMKQCRAIGILPNEEHGSDHLILAARFYLKFPIIE from the exons ATGAATCCCCTTTTGAGACGTATCCAAATAGTTTACCCAATATTTaccaataaaatatacaagCAATGGTACAATTCACAAActaaacaaagatatttttcccaattcattaatgaaagaccaattccatttaaaaaaatgtttgagcaaCCTCGATCCAGTCAAACAGATTATTCG ACAGATGTTAACTCCAAGTATCGATATTGGAAAAAGCTCTCGGCCAAACCAAACCCTCAAACATCCGGGCTGCCGTTTACTCTTGTCTCGTACAACATTCTTGCACAGGATCTTCTTCTCCAGCATATATATCTTTACAGGCAATCCAATCAATTATATCTGAGATGGAGTTACCGTTCGGCAAGAATAACCGAAAAGATAATCCAACAAAAACCAGATATAATCTGCCTACAGGAAGTTCAGGAAAATCATTTGGATGACATCATGACAAGTATCAGATCTCAAATGCCTTCCATGTCCtgcttatttaaaaagaaaactggACCAAAATCTGATGGCTGTGCTATaatatacaacaacaaattgTTCGAACTTATTTTGCAAGATGTTGTTGAATTCTTTCGACCAGATATTCAA CTTTTAGATAGACATAATATTGCACTAATTGCAAAATTTCGTTGTAAAGCAAGAAAAGAGGCTAATTTTGTAGTAAGTACAACACATCTTCTGTTCAATCCAAGAAGACAAGACGTTCGACTTGCACAGATAATGGTTTTGTTAGCAGAACTTGATCGACATTCGATCGTTAAACCTGGCAAATTGGACAGAATGCCATGCATTGTGACGGGTGATTTCAATTTGCAAGCAAATTCCGCTCCTTTTCAATTAATTACAACCGGAAAACTTTGCTATGAAAACCTAGCGAAAACATCTCTCAGCGAATCGGGAGCTTACGGATTACCGTTGActggaaaaaattttatatcccACCAATTACGGATCACTGACAACTGTCAACATATTGACTGCGTTGAAAGCGACTACAAAAATTGCCCACAACAG atTCCAATCAAGGACAAACATCCAAACCATTCTACGCTATTTGCTACTGGAACTCTATCTCACGAATTAAATTTAAGATCAGCATATGATCATTTTGATGGAATGTCATATGGCTCGATATTTCAAAACGGGTGGGTCACTGTCGATCATATATTTTATAGTAAAGCGAAGAAAAAACAAAGATCTCCTAAAAATGGGACATTGCAATTGCTTTCTGTCTATCAATTGCCAACTATGAAGCAATGTAGGGCAATTGGAATTTTACCGAATGAGGAACACGGTTCGGATCATTTGATACTGGCAGCGcgcttttatttaaaatttcctaTAATTGAGTAA
- the LOC129919676 gene encoding uncharacterized protein LOC129919676, translating into MKFRLKMDLSQFYHDERNLAYILVDPKWDQVICLQEHVQKLFDVPEVQFLTDDGIYIPPRESIDVIKSNDVLRAIIPIKSKKKKKKRSKSYSMNGSVLEPSDASLEITGDKRKCDDDDAEGLTCSTPNIQPKKKQRTAIDVEEQNSSIIIKDQSSIKEFEESNIQALQNSNTVTSTIDSNEQNKSKEGIETFVCPTNDANDVTAKSRKRKRSRKNKNSLDNKDNEEKNSRLSSVPIPISSSTLRLSKTMSTPNSSVKHVHFSDEEPTLIEENPKSKSDLVIYRSLLSMDTEVRIVEAEKEEELNTKTEPESQVKKPVIQIHEHIVILPAPELDISSADADPNEYCSVIEVDDSVVRSEPDEETTQAVNEIIEDINVDKILPLSEELSEMPNVGDVILFKMYQLSEACTPEISKYICGRCEEIDPNMKTLNCLVLDGFEQLDENLPKLTPSDENQVKRWGKMNCFQFSFNEMLDKRVFKM; encoded by the exons atgaagttcCGTTTAAAAATGGATCTGTCCCAATTCTATCACGATGAACGCAATCTAGCTTATATCCTCGTCGATCCGAAATGGGACCAAGTTATTTGCCTACAGGAGCACGTTCAAAAGCTATTCGATGTTCCCGAGGTGCAATTTCTTACCGATGATGGAATTTACATTCCTCCACGAGAATCCATTGATGTTATCAAAAGTAATGATGTTTTGAG AGCTATCATTCCAATAAAGtctaagaaaaagaagaaaaagcgATCAAAATCGTATTCGATGAATGGTTCTGTCCTTGAACCAAGTGACGCTTCCTTAGaaatcactggcgataaacgcAAATGCGACGACGACGATGCAGAGGGACTAACTTGTTCCACCCCAAATATTCAACCGAAGAAAAAACAACGAACTGCTATTGACGTGGAAGAACAAAACAGTTCCATTATAATTAAGGATCAAAGTTCCATTAAGGAATTCGAAGAAAGTAACATACAAGCTCTTCAGAATAGCAATACAGTTACTAGTACAATAGATTCTaatgaacaaaacaaatcaaAGGAAGGCATTGAAACCTTTGTATGTCCAACAAACGATGCCAATGATGTCACTGCCAAGTCACGAAAACGAAAGCGTTCTCGCAAAAATAAGAACTCTCTTGATAACAAAGACAATGAAGAGAAAAATAGTCGACTTTCATCAG TTCCTATTCCAATTTCATCTTCTACCCTGAGACTATCCAAAACAATGTCAACTCCCAATTCGTCAGTGAAGCATGTACACTTCAGTGACGAAGAACCAACTTTGattgaagaaaatcccaaatCTAAATCAGATCTTGTGATATATCGAAGTCTTCTTAGTATGGATACTGAGGTTAGAATAGTGGAAGCAGAAAAGGAAGAAGAACTAAATACTAAGACAGAGCCAGAATCTCAGGTTAAGAAACCCGTAATTCAAATTCACGAACATATTGTTATACTTCCTGCCCCAGAATTGGATATTTCGTCGGCAGATGCTGATCCAAATGAGTATTGTAGCGTTATTGAGGTAGATGACAGTGTTGTAAGGTCAGAACCTGATGAAGAGACAACTCAAGCAGTTAATGAAATCATTGAAGATATCAATGTTGATAAGATTCTTCCACTTTCTGAGGAGCTATCGGAAATGCCAAATGTCGGTGATGTCATACTTTTTAAA atgtacCAACTAAGTGAAGCCTGTACGccagaaatatcaaaatacaTCTGCGGACGATGTGAAGAAATTGACCCAAACATGAAAACATTGAATTGCCTTGTGCTAG ATGGTTTTGAGCAGTTAGATGAGAACTTACCAAAACTTACTCCTAGCGATGAGAATCAAGTCAAGCGATGGGGAAAGATGAACTGTTTTCAGTTTTCCTTCAATGAAATGCTGGATAAGCGAGTTTTTAAGATGTAA